One Triticum dicoccoides isolate Atlit2015 ecotype Zavitan chromosome 4B, WEW_v2.0, whole genome shotgun sequence genomic window carries:
- the LOC119295918 gene encoding protein krasavietz-like, with the protein MSSKEKPTLGGQRIKTRKRNIAAPLDPSSFSDAIVQIYLDNAGDLELVAKSIESSDLNFSRYGDTFFEVVFIGVRTQPGTIKPEEEGERHPYSLIDCAAQREAILPYVLFIQKTLRRRPFLIKSLENVMRKFLQSLEFFEENERQKLAIFTALAFSQKLSGLPPETVFQPLLKDNLVAKGIVLSFITEFFKEYLKENSLDDLIALLKKGKMEDNLLEFFPSGKRTSEALSEHFTKEGLTSLVEYNSKKMFEVKLKEIKSTLTTMINEEAEISEVTEVVKQQVKDAKFPDIEVVRMLWDVLMEAVQWSGKNQQQNSNSALRQVNAWAGLMNAFCTSGKLELELIYKVQTQCYEDAKLMKLFPEIIRSLYDQDVLAEDTILLWFRKGSNQKGRQSFVKALEPFVKWLEEAEEEE; encoded by the exons CTCGAAGGAGAAGCCCACCCTCGG AGGCCAGCGGATTAAGACCCGCAAGCGGAATATCGCAGCTCCTTTGGACCCTTCGTCGTTCTCTGATGCAATTGTCCAGATTTATCTGGATAATGCTGGAGACCTG GaacttgttgccaaaagtatagagTCATCAGATCTCAACTTCTCACGTTACGGTGACACTTTCTTTGAG GTTGTTTTCATTGGTGTGCGTACTCAGCCTGGTACGATTAAACCCGAAGAAGAGGGAGAGCGCCACCCCTATTCTCTCATTGACTGTGCAGCACAACGTGAAGCAATATTACCTTATGTCCTCTTTATTCAGAAAACACTGCGCAGGAGGCCTTTCTTAATAAAGAGTCTTGAAAATGTTATGCGAAAATTTCTCCAGTCTTTGGAGTTCTTTGAAGAAAATGAGAGACAAAAACTTGCCATTTTCACGGCACTTGCATTTTCTCAGAAATTATCAGGTCTGCCACCTGAAACTGTCTTTCAGCCATTGCTTAAGGACAATCTTGTTGCCAAAGGGATAGTGCTTTCATTCATTACTGAGTTCTTCAAGGAATATCTGAAGGAAAATAGTTTGGATGATCTGATTGCACTTTTAAAGAAAGGCAAAATGGAGGACAATTTACTTGAATTTTTTCCATCAGGAAAGAGAACCTCTGAGGCTTTGTCTGAGCATTTCAC CAAAGAAGGTTTGACTAGCCTTGTTGAGTACAATAGCAAGAAAATGTTTGAAGTTAAGCTCAAGGAGATAAAGTCAACTCTGACCACTATGATCAATGAAGAAGCTGAAATATCTGAAGTAACTGAGGTTGTCAAGCAACAGGTTAAAGATGCTAAATTTCCTGATATAGAGGTTGTTCGCATGCTGTGGGATGTGCTGATGGAGGCTGTTCAGTGGTCTGGAAAGAACCAGCAGCAAAATTCTAATTCAGCACTTAGGCAG GTGAATGCTTGGGCTGGTCTTATGAATGCATTTTGCACAAGTGGAAAGCTAGAACTGGAACTCATATACAAGGTCCAGACACAATGTTATGAGGATGCTAAGTTGATGAAGCTGTTCCCTGAAATTATAAGATCACTGTATGATCAAGATGTCCTAGCTGAAGATACCATACTTCTTTGGTTCCGCAAGGGTTCAAACCAAAAAGGAAG GCAATCTTTCGTGAAAGCTCTGGAGCCTTTCGTCAAATGGCTtgaggaggcagaggaggaagaataa